The following coding sequences lie in one Peromyscus maniculatus bairdii isolate BWxNUB_F1_BW_parent chromosome 3, HU_Pman_BW_mat_3.1, whole genome shotgun sequence genomic window:
- the LOC102916547 gene encoding calcineurin B homologous protein 1 — MGSRASTLLRDEELEEIKKETGFSHSQITRLYSRFTSLDKGENGTLSREDFQRIPELAINPLGDRIINAFFSEGEDQVNFRGFMRTLAHFRPIEDNEKSKDVNGPEPLNSRSNKLHFAFRLYDLDKDDKISRDELLQVLRMMVGVNISDEQLGSIADRTIQEADQDGDSAISFTEFVKVLEKVDVEQKMSIRFLH, encoded by the coding sequence ATGGGGTCTCGGGCCTCCACGTTACTGCGGGACGAAGAGCTCGAGGAGATCAAGAAGGAGACTGGCTTTTCCCACAGTCAGATCACGCGCCTGTACAGCCGGTTCACCAGCCTGGACAAAGGGGAGAATGGGACTCTCAGCCGGGAAGATTTCCAGAGGATTCCAGAACTTGCCATCAACCCCCTGGGGGACCGGATCATCAATGCCTTCTTTTCAGAGGGAGAGGACCAGGTAAACTTCCGAGGATTCATGAGAACTTTGGCTCATTTCCGACCCATTGAGGATAACGAAAAGAGCAAAGATGTGAATGGACCTGAACCACTCAACAGCCGAAGCAACAAACTGCACTTTGCTTTCAGACTCTATGATTTGGATAAAGATGACAAGATCTCCCGCGATGAGCTGTTACAGGTACTACGAATGATGGTTGGAGTGAATATCTCGGATGAGCAGCTGGGCAGCATCGCAGACAGGACCATCCAGGAGGCCGATCAGGACGGGGATAGTGCCATATCCTTTACAGAATTTGTTAAGGTTTTGGAGAAGGTGGATGTAGAACAGAAAATGAGCATCCGGTTTCTTCACTAA